A single region of the Palaeococcus ferrophilus DSM 13482 genome encodes:
- the purT gene encoding phosphoribosylglycinamide formyltransferase 2: MIEPRDELGTATTDSAQRILLLGSGELGREIAIEAQRLGVEVVAVDRYANAPAMQVAHRSYVGDMRKADFLFSVVEREKPDAIIPEIEAINLDALFELEKDGYFVVPNAKATWIAMHRERTRETLAKEAKVPTSQYAYATTLDELYEACERIGYPCHTKAIMSSSGKGSYFVKGPEDVPKAWEEAKKKARGSAEKLIVEEHIDFDVEITELAVRHYDENGEIVTTFPKPVGHYQIKGDYHSSWQPAEISERAEREVYRIAKRITDVLGGLGLFGVEMFVKGDKVWANEVSPRPHDTGMVTLASHPTGFSEFGLHLRAVLGLPIPGEWVNGYRLFPLLTPAATHVIKANVSGYSPRFRGLVKALGTPNATVRLFGKPEAYPGRRLGVAIAWDKDVKEAKRKAEMVAHSIQLRTRSSEWHSQDYERRKHLL, from the coding sequence GCGGTTGACCGCTACGCCAACGCGCCCGCCATGCAGGTTGCCCACCGCTCCTACGTTGGCGACATGAGGAAGGCGGACTTTCTGTTTTCGGTCGTCGAGAGGGAGAAGCCAGACGCGATAATCCCGGAGATAGAGGCGATTAACCTTGACGCCCTATTCGAGCTTGAGAAGGACGGCTACTTCGTTGTCCCAAACGCCAAGGCAACGTGGATAGCGATGCACCGCGAGAGGACGAGGGAAACCTTGGCCAAGGAGGCGAAGGTTCCGACTTCCCAGTATGCCTACGCAACGACGCTTGACGAGCTCTACGAGGCCTGCGAGAGGATAGGTTACCCCTGCCACACGAAGGCCATAATGAGCTCCTCTGGAAAGGGCTCCTACTTCGTCAAAGGGCCTGAAGACGTTCCAAAGGCCTGGGAGGAGGCAAAGAAGAAGGCCCGCGGGAGCGCCGAGAAGCTCATCGTTGAGGAGCACATAGACTTCGACGTCGAGATAACCGAGCTTGCGGTGAGGCACTACGACGAGAACGGCGAGATAGTTACCACCTTCCCGAAGCCAGTAGGCCACTACCAGATAAAGGGCGACTACCACTCGAGCTGGCAGCCGGCGGAGATAAGCGAAAGGGCCGAGAGGGAAGTTTACAGGATAGCGAAGCGCATAACGGACGTCCTCGGTGGACTAGGCCTCTTCGGCGTTGAGATGTTCGTGAAGGGGGATAAGGTGTGGGCAAACGAGGTCTCGCCGAGACCCCACGATACAGGCATGGTGACCCTGGCCTCTCATCCAACCGGGTTCTCGGAGTTTGGGCTCCACCTTAGGGCGGTTCTTGGGCTTCCGATACCGGGGGAGTGGGTGAATGGGTACAGGCTCTTCCCGCTCTTAACTCCTGCGGCAACGCACGTCATCAAGGCAAACGTTTCCGGCTATTCACCACGCTTCAGGGGACTTGTAAAGGCTTTAGGAACGCCCAACGCCACCGTGAGGCTCTTCGGCAAGCCCGAGGCCTATCCAGGAAGGAGGCTCGGCGTTGCGATAGCGTGGGACAAAGATGTGAAAGAGGCCAAGAGGAAGGCCGAGATGGTGGCACACTCGATACAGCTCAGGACGAGGTCGTCCGAGTGGCACTCCCAGGACTACGAGAGGAGGAAGCACCTGCTTTGA
- the purE gene encoding 5-(carboxyamino)imidazole ribonucleotide mutase has translation MKVLVVMGSRSDSGIAEKVTSTLDEFGVLYDVEVASAHRNPKKVEELAKKDYDVFIAIAGLSAALPGVIAAHTVKPVIGVPVSAKLDGLDALLSIAQLPPGVPVAAVGIDNGKNAALLAVEILALGDEGLRKKLEEYREKMRN, from the coding sequence ATGAAGGTTCTGGTGGTTATGGGAAGCAGGAGCGATTCAGGCATAGCGGAAAAGGTTACTTCAACCCTTGACGAGTTCGGCGTCCTCTACGATGTCGAGGTGGCTTCGGCCCACAGGAACCCAAAGAAGGTCGAGGAACTGGCGAAGAAGGATTACGACGTTTTCATAGCCATAGCCGGCTTAAGCGCGGCCCTTCCGGGGGTCATAGCGGCCCACACGGTCAAACCCGTCATAGGCGTCCCCGTCTCGGCCAAGCTCGATGGTCTGGATGCCCTCCTCAGCATTGCCCAGCTCCCGCCTGGAGTTCCGGTTGCGGCTGTGGGCATAGACAACGGGAAGAACGCCGCTTTACTTGCCGTTGAAATCCTCGCCCTCGGGGACGAGGGGCTGAGGAAGAAGCTCGAAGAGTACCGTGAAAAAATGAGGAATTGA
- the purD gene encoding phosphoribosylamine--glycine ligase has translation MRILLVGGGGREHAIGEALVKSGSEVYVVSKHKNPGLTGLARDYGLAKETDVGRVLELALKWGVDMAFIGPEAPLEKGIVNVLEENGIPTVGPSKEAARLETDKAFARAFMERHKIPGRKVFRVFNDPSEMRSWIDDFGKPVVVKPLGLTGGKGVKVVGYQLRDNEEAKAYAEELIRRDEKVLIEERTDGVEFTFQVFSDGERVIPMPLAQDYPHAYEDDRGPITGGMGSYSCSNGLLPFVTREDYERALETLKATVEAMRKEGTPYKGILYGQFMLSKEGPVIIEYNARFGDPEAMNVLPLLKTPLTEIAEGIADGNLKRAEFENKATVVKYLAPRGYPTNPLRGVKVEVDEGAVRDAGARLYYASMDENFTMLGSRALAVVGIAGTLEEAERIASAGINGVRGEVFYRADVGTKESVEKRIRIMRDFGKEFEPGLC, from the coding sequence ATGAGGATCCTGCTCGTCGGTGGTGGTGGAAGGGAGCACGCGATTGGAGAGGCCCTCGTAAAGAGCGGTTCAGAGGTCTACGTCGTCAGCAAACACAAAAACCCCGGTCTCACGGGACTCGCCAGGGACTACGGCTTGGCGAAGGAAACGGACGTTGGGAGAGTTCTCGAATTAGCGCTCAAGTGGGGCGTGGATATGGCCTTCATCGGGCCGGAGGCCCCTTTGGAGAAGGGGATAGTGAACGTCCTCGAGGAGAACGGGATTCCGACTGTTGGCCCTTCAAAAGAAGCGGCAAGGCTCGAGACCGACAAGGCCTTCGCTAGGGCATTCATGGAGCGCCATAAAATCCCGGGGAGAAAGGTATTCCGCGTTTTCAACGATCCATCCGAGATGCGCTCGTGGATAGATGACTTTGGAAAGCCGGTAGTGGTCAAACCCCTCGGCTTAACCGGCGGCAAGGGCGTTAAAGTTGTAGGCTACCAGCTGAGGGACAACGAGGAAGCCAAGGCCTACGCCGAGGAGCTGATCAGGAGGGACGAAAAAGTCCTCATCGAGGAGAGAACCGACGGCGTGGAGTTCACATTCCAAGTCTTCAGCGACGGGGAGAGGGTCATCCCGATGCCCCTTGCCCAGGATTATCCCCACGCCTACGAGGACGATAGAGGCCCGATAACCGGCGGTATGGGTTCCTACTCCTGCTCAAACGGACTGCTCCCCTTCGTCACGAGGGAAGACTACGAGAGGGCCCTCGAGACGCTCAAGGCCACCGTCGAGGCCATGAGAAAGGAGGGAACGCCCTACAAGGGCATCCTATACGGCCAGTTCATGCTCTCGAAGGAGGGGCCAGTTATAATCGAGTACAACGCCCGCTTCGGCGATCCAGAGGCCATGAACGTTCTCCCGCTTTTGAAGACGCCGCTCACTGAGATCGCTGAGGGGATAGCTGACGGGAACCTCAAAAGAGCGGAGTTTGAGAACAAGGCGACCGTCGTCAAGTACCTCGCGCCCAGAGGTTACCCGACGAATCCCCTCAGGGGCGTGAAGGTCGAGGTTGACGAGGGAGCGGTTAGGGACGCCGGTGCGAGGCTCTACTACGCCTCCATGGACGAGAACTTCACAATGCTCGGTTCGAGGGCGCTGGCCGTCGTAGGCATCGCCGGGACCCTTGAAGAGGCTGAGAGGATTGCCTCCGCGGGGATAAATGGCGTGAGGGGAGAGGTCTTCTACAGGGCTGACGTTGGAACGAAGGAGAGCGTCGAGAAGAGGATCCGCATCATGCGGGATTTTGGAAAGGAGTTTGAGCCAGGTTTGTGCTGA
- a CDS encoding formate--phosphoribosylaminoimidazolecarboxamide ligase family protein → MISRDEVLGILERYDPERITIGVIGSHSALDIADGAKEEGLPVLVVAQRGRHRTYTEYFKARKTKDGLTKGFIDEVLVLEKFAHIVDVQEELIKRNVIFVPNRSFVVYTGIEGVENKFKVPLFGSRNLLRSEERSEEKSYYWLLDKAGLPYPEEVKPEEIDDVGLVIVKLPHAKKRLERGFFTAASYKEFREKAEKLIKLGVITEEDLAKARIERYIIGPVFNFDFFYSPLDEDIELLGIDWRFETSLDGHVRLPASQQLTLPEHQFEPEYTVTGHASSTLRESLLEKVFDMAERYVEAAKKYYSPGVIGPFTLQTAVDKDLNFYIYDVAPRTGGGTNIHMAMGHPYGNSLWRMPMSTGRRVALEIKRAIELDELEKVVT, encoded by the coding sequence ATGATAAGCAGGGACGAGGTTTTGGGAATCCTTGAGAGGTACGACCCGGAAAGGATAACCATTGGAGTAATCGGGAGCCACTCCGCTCTGGACATAGCGGACGGTGCCAAGGAAGAGGGCCTGCCGGTTCTGGTCGTTGCCCAGAGGGGGAGGCACAGGACTTACACCGAGTATTTCAAAGCCAGGAAGACGAAGGACGGCCTCACGAAGGGCTTCATTGACGAGGTTCTGGTCTTAGAGAAGTTTGCCCACATCGTAGACGTCCAGGAAGAGTTGATTAAGAGGAACGTGATCTTCGTTCCGAACAGGTCGTTCGTCGTATACACGGGCATTGAGGGGGTGGAGAACAAGTTTAAGGTCCCCCTCTTCGGGAGCCGCAATTTACTCCGGAGCGAAGAGAGGAGCGAGGAAAAGAGCTACTACTGGCTCCTGGACAAGGCCGGCCTCCCCTATCCCGAGGAGGTCAAACCCGAGGAGATTGATGACGTCGGTTTGGTTATAGTCAAGCTCCCGCACGCGAAGAAGAGGCTTGAGAGGGGCTTCTTCACCGCTGCCTCCTACAAGGAGTTCAGGGAGAAGGCGGAGAAGCTGATCAAGCTCGGCGTCATCACTGAGGAAGACCTCGCGAAGGCCAGGATAGAGCGCTACATAATCGGCCCTGTCTTCAACTTTGACTTCTTCTACTCGCCGCTCGATGAGGATATCGAGCTCCTAGGGATAGACTGGCGCTTTGAGACGAGCCTTGACGGTCACGTGAGGCTTCCAGCGAGCCAGCAGCTCACCCTTCCCGAGCACCAGTTCGAGCCGGAGTACACCGTTACGGGGCACGCTTCATCAACGCTCCGCGAGTCGCTTTTGGAAAAGGTCTTCGACATGGCAGAGCGCTATGTCGAGGCGGCCAAAAAGTACTATTCGCCCGGCGTGATAGGGCCGTTCACCCTCCAGACGGCCGTTGACAAGGACCTCAACTTCTACATCTACGACGTTGCCCCGAGAACGGGAGGGGGAACCAACATCCACATGGCGATGGGCCACCCCTACGGAAACTCCCTCTGGAGGATGCCCATGAGCACCGGGAGGAGGGTGGCGCTTGAGATAAAGAGGGCAATTGAGCTGGATGAGCTTGAGAAGGTCGTAACTTAA
- a CDS encoding preprotein translocase subunit Sec61beta gives MAKEKTSLPPTGAGLMRFFDEDTPGIKVSPRGAIAIVLIFIALEILLHAFGTQIFG, from the coding sequence ATGGCGAAGGAAAAGACGTCACTTCCCCCGACCGGAGCGGGACTCATGAGGTTCTTCGACGAGGACACCCCGGGAATAAAGGTCAGCCCGAGGGGCGCGATAGCCATCGTGCTCATATTCATAGCGCTGGAGATTCTGCTCCACGCCTTTGGAACCCAGATCTTCGGCTGA
- the rpiA gene encoding ribose-5-phosphate isomerase RpiA codes for MEEMKKLVAREALKFVEDDMVVGLGTGSTTAHFIRLLGKLVMEEELEVYGLPTSYQARLLALESGIPVVGLDEVDAIDIAVDGADEVDPAMNLIKGRGAALTMEKIIDYRAGQFIVLVDESKLVERLGQKMPVPIEVIPAAWRAIAEEIEVFNATAELRMGVHKDGPVVTDNGNFILDARFEHIEDPLDLEMELNNIPGVVENGIFADIADVVLVGTPEGVKRMER; via the coding sequence ATGGAGGAGATGAAAAAACTCGTCGCGAGAGAGGCCCTCAAGTTCGTGGAGGACGACATGGTCGTTGGCCTCGGCACGGGCTCTACAACCGCCCACTTCATAAGGCTCCTTGGAAAGCTCGTTATGGAGGAGGAGCTTGAGGTCTACGGTCTCCCCACCTCGTACCAGGCGAGACTCCTTGCCCTCGAGAGCGGCATCCCCGTTGTTGGTCTCGACGAGGTGGATGCGATAGACATAGCCGTTGACGGAGCGGACGAGGTTGACCCCGCGATGAACCTCATAAAGGGTCGCGGGGCAGCGCTGACCATGGAGAAGATAATAGACTACCGCGCCGGCCAGTTCATAGTCCTCGTTGACGAGAGCAAGCTCGTGGAGAGACTTGGCCAGAAGATGCCTGTTCCTATAGAGGTCATTCCCGCGGCATGGCGCGCCATCGCGGAGGAGATAGAGGTCTTCAACGCGACAGCAGAGCTCAGGATGGGAGTCCACAAGGACGGGCCGGTGGTAACCGATAACGGGAACTTCATACTCGATGCCCGCTTTGAGCACATCGAAGACCCGCTGGACCTGGAGATGGAGCTCAACAACATCCCCGGAGTCGTTGAGAACGGAATCTTCGCGGACATAGCCGACGTAGTCCTCGTGGGCACTCCAGAGGGCGTAAAGAGGATGGAGAGGTAA
- a CDS encoding inorganic phosphate transporter yields the protein MEMIEVFGDPWFLITVVVGLFMAWAIGANDAANSMSTAVGAGAITPKQAVVIAGVLEFTGAYFFGKSVTETVRKGILDPTMITDPNVLVYGSIAALLAATLWLIIATKFGLPVSTTHSIIGGIAGYGMVYAGAAIVNWGKMTQVVLSWILSPIVGAIVAFVVFKALARSTLQAKDPVKAARRFSPVWIGLAFVIIGAMFYIKVLHGKDLRVAITNYGIPLGVIVFIIMYLILKVRFPSNDPYIGVESVFKKVQVITSGYVALAHGANDVANAIGPVAAVYAVATMGMAGMKVPVPRWILAMGGLGIAIGVATYGYRVMETVGKRITELTNTRGFSIDFSAATVVLIASWLGLPISTTHTVVGAVIGVGLARGVKAINKDIVRDIVISWFVTVPVAAVISGLIFKALMMMG from the coding sequence ATGGAAATGATAGAGGTATTTGGCGACCCTTGGTTCCTGATTACCGTGGTTGTGGGACTGTTCATGGCGTGGGCAATAGGTGCAAACGACGCCGCCAACTCGATGAGCACCGCGGTTGGCGCAGGGGCAATAACGCCGAAGCAGGCCGTGGTCATAGCCGGAGTGCTTGAGTTCACCGGAGCTTATTTCTTCGGAAAGAGCGTTACAGAAACGGTGAGAAAGGGAATACTCGACCCAACGATGATAACCGACCCAAACGTGCTCGTTTACGGCTCCATCGCGGCACTCCTTGCGGCGACGCTATGGCTCATTATAGCGACGAAGTTCGGCCTTCCCGTCTCGACGACCCACTCCATCATAGGCGGCATAGCGGGGTACGGTATGGTCTACGCCGGAGCCGCCATAGTCAACTGGGGCAAGATGACTCAAGTAGTTCTCAGCTGGATTCTCTCACCCATAGTTGGGGCGATAGTGGCATTTGTGGTGTTTAAAGCCCTCGCCAGGAGCACGCTCCAGGCTAAAGACCCCGTGAAGGCAGCCCGCAGGTTCTCACCCGTGTGGATAGGTCTGGCCTTCGTAATCATAGGGGCCATGTTCTACATCAAGGTGCTCCACGGGAAGGACTTGAGGGTGGCCATAACGAACTACGGCATTCCCCTCGGCGTAATCGTGTTCATCATAATGTACCTCATCCTGAAGGTTCGCTTCCCGAGCAACGACCCGTACATAGGCGTTGAGAGCGTGTTCAAAAAGGTTCAGGTCATCACCTCCGGCTACGTGGCTTTAGCGCACGGTGCAAACGATGTTGCCAACGCGATAGGGCCTGTTGCTGCCGTCTATGCCGTGGCCACCATGGGCATGGCCGGAATGAAGGTGCCCGTGCCGAGGTGGATACTCGCCATGGGTGGCCTTGGAATAGCGATAGGCGTTGCCACCTACGGGTACAGGGTTATGGAGACCGTCGGTAAGAGGATAACGGAGCTCACCAACACTAGGGGCTTCTCAATAGATTTTTCAGCGGCCACCGTGGTTCTTATAGCCAGCTGGCTCGGGCTTCCAATCTCAACAACTCACACCGTCGTGGGAGCGGTCATTGGAGTGGGCCTCGCCAGGGGAGTAAAGGCCATAAACAAGGACATCGTTAGGGATATAGTTATCTCGTGGTTCGTTACCGTGCCCGTGGCCGCGGTGATTTCCGGGCTGATATTCAAGGCGCTTATGATGATGGGGTGA
- a CDS encoding TIGR00153 family protein — MQVWTKLFAKSPFKPLIKHAEVVLQTVEELEKAVQLWDEGNFEEMRKKAIEVDRLEDIADRIKEEIRNSLSSKLFMPVNRGDIIVYLHMQDKVADAAEDTAKWLLVKEPGELPPELKGQILKMAKESIKAAKLVYDAIVQLDRVLESGFSEAEIEKEYEIIKEIESVESKIDGIDTDIMRAVLSMEDIHWSTGFYLLNVARTLSNISDKAKDAAERIRLMMNK, encoded by the coding sequence ATGCAGGTGTGGACAAAGCTCTTTGCGAAGAGCCCCTTCAAGCCCCTCATAAAGCACGCTGAAGTTGTGCTCCAGACTGTGGAGGAGCTGGAGAAGGCAGTTCAGCTGTGGGACGAGGGCAACTTCGAGGAGATGAGGAAGAAGGCGATAGAGGTTGACCGCCTCGAGGACATAGCCGACAGGATAAAGGAGGAGATAAGGAACAGCCTGAGTTCAAAGCTCTTCATGCCGGTCAACAGGGGCGACATAATAGTGTACCTCCACATGCAGGACAAGGTGGCCGATGCCGCCGAGGACACCGCCAAGTGGCTCCTCGTCAAGGAACCCGGGGAGCTCCCGCCCGAGCTCAAGGGCCAGATACTGAAGATGGCCAAGGAGAGCATTAAAGCGGCCAAACTCGTTTACGACGCCATAGTGCAGCTCGACAGGGTTCTCGAGAGCGGCTTCAGTGAGGCGGAGATAGAGAAGGAGTACGAAATAATCAAGGAGATAGAGAGCGTCGAGAGCAAGATAGATGGAATAGACACCGACATCATGAGGGCAGTGCTGTCAATGGAGGACATCCACTGGAGCACGGGCTTCTACCTGCTCAACGTGGCCAGAACGCTGAGCAACATCTCGGACAAGGCGAAGGATGCAGCGGAGAGAATAAGGCTCATGATGAACAAGTGA
- a CDS encoding oxygen-binding di-iron domain-containing protein, with product MGEYNLNPDLDPTRDHVLYRDGDHMVVYLGTASGASARGYGDVDVNAYLIVNRNKGILLDPGGYKIFPRVLSNISKYIDPRNIQYIYMCHQDPDVAGSIPLWREITNAKLIISWLWVRFLPHFGFEDVESVAHPLEDEGEVLNFGSTTLEFIPAHFLHSPGHFTVYDRRSKFLFTGDIGIALLDEPYLVVDNMSRHIQAMKPIHERLMPTNKALKLWLRRVRDLDIEAILPQHGAIIPKQHVKKFFDFLDGLSCGLDSMR from the coding sequence ATGGGAGAGTACAACCTCAATCCTGACCTTGACCCCACCAGAGACCACGTCCTCTACAGGGACGGCGACCACATGGTGGTCTACCTCGGAACCGCCTCCGGGGCGAGCGCAAGGGGCTACGGGGACGTGGACGTGAACGCCTATTTGATAGTGAACCGGAACAAAGGGATTCTCCTCGATCCGGGAGGATACAAGATATTTCCGCGGGTGCTTTCAAACATATCCAAATACATAGACCCAAGGAACATTCAGTACATATACATGTGCCACCAGGATCCGGACGTTGCCGGGAGCATCCCCCTATGGAGGGAGATAACGAACGCCAAGCTTATCATAAGCTGGCTCTGGGTCAGATTCCTGCCCCACTTCGGGTTTGAGGACGTTGAGAGCGTTGCCCACCCCCTGGAGGACGAGGGAGAGGTTCTCAACTTCGGCTCCACGACGCTGGAGTTCATACCAGCGCACTTCCTCCACAGCCCCGGCCACTTCACCGTTTACGACAGGAGGAGCAAGTTCCTCTTCACAGGCGACATAGGAATCGCGCTCCTGGACGAGCCCTACTTAGTTGTTGACAACATGAGCAGGCACATCCAGGCCATGAAGCCAATCCACGAGCGTCTCATGCCCACCAACAAGGCACTGAAGCTGTGGCTAAGGAGGGTGAGAGACCTCGACATCGAGGCAATACTGCCCCAGCACGGGGCCATAATCCCAAAACAGCACGTGAAAAAGTTCTTTGACTTCCTAGATGGCCTGAGCTGCGGGCTCGACTCCATGAGGTGA
- a CDS encoding methyl-accepting chemotaxis protein produces the protein MEIRSIVSASEVLSNAVRIQAANKETSRIIEGLAEQISGRFIESNAVILENIEKLSRIIEELEMFRQEFLPFFQRFEEFAKEFNKLVQNLEYISGISDSIGKVAKQTNLVALNASIEAARAGEQGRGFAVVAEEIRKMAVQTMNLTNEIKDFNSRVMGELESLRDVLDVMDRIKEGTEILGRDINEIVEISKVLENMSKEQREMVHDIKGLSGLSIALEKLTEMQEKFNRDLSTLLIELAGEYGREGRRK, from the coding sequence ATGGAGATAAGGAGCATAGTCAGCGCTTCGGAGGTCCTATCGAACGCCGTTAGGATACAGGCTGCGAACAAGGAGACGTCCAGGATAATCGAGGGGCTGGCGGAGCAGATAAGCGGCAGGTTCATCGAGAGCAACGCGGTAATCCTTGAGAACATCGAAAAGCTCTCCCGCATAATAGAGGAGCTGGAGATGTTCAGGCAGGAGTTCCTTCCCTTTTTCCAGAGGTTTGAGGAGTTTGCCAAGGAGTTCAACAAGCTCGTGCAGAACCTCGAGTATATCTCCGGAATAAGCGACTCCATAGGGAAGGTGGCAAAGCAGACAAACCTCGTTGCTTTGAACGCATCCATAGAGGCGGCGAGGGCCGGGGAGCAGGGAAGGGGCTTTGCCGTGGTCGCGGAGGAGATAAGGAAAATGGCGGTACAGACCATGAACCTTACGAACGAGATAAAGGACTTCAACTCCCGGGTCATGGGAGAGCTCGAATCGTTGAGGGACGTTCTCGACGTTATGGACCGGATAAAGGAGGGGACGGAGATACTGGGCAGGGACATCAACGAGATAGTAGAGATAAGCAAAGTTCTCGAGAACATGTCAAAGGAGCAGAGGGAGATGGTCCACGACATAAAGGGTCTCAGCGGACTCTCGATAGCGCTTGAAAAGCTCACAGAGATGCAGGAGAAGTTCAACAGAGACCTAAGCACCCTTCTAATTGAGCTGGCAGGCGAGTACGGACGCGAGGGCAGAAGGAAGTGA
- a CDS encoding alanyl-tRNA editing protein, whose product MTVKLFYEDPYLKEESARVEKIEVNEDRVRVKLDRTIFYPEGGGQPSDRGTIYGEGFHIEVERVEGKDEVWHVGRLKGRAPEEGEEVMMELDWAWRYENMRAHTGQHILSAVLKEMYGSDTTGFQIFEDYCKIEINFEGELRWEHILGAELEANEVVWNNLPVEVEEYEYLPEELAGILRKHVPNVRSKIRIVKIPGVDATPCGGTHVRRTGEIGLIKVLNFYRKSSKLWRIEFATGYRALIALEKLLRDYWESLDEMPNKNRPLVERVRELKGEMEALEEEKKALRLELWEWKERNLIRDAEEVGGVRVVTHLESASMKDAQAFAIHLVENNPGTVAVLTGENYVLLAKNEELEGLSMREVLKEMLSKTGGGGGGSDNLAKGGGFNVPPEEVIKVAVDVLKGRIGGS is encoded by the coding sequence ATGACGGTAAAGCTGTTCTACGAGGACCCGTACCTCAAGGAGGAGAGCGCGAGGGTTGAGAAGATTGAAGTTAATGAGGACAGGGTGCGCGTCAAGCTCGACAGGACGATATTCTATCCAGAAGGAGGGGGCCAACCCTCCGACAGAGGCACCATATACGGCGAGGGCTTCCACATCGAGGTGGAGCGCGTGGAGGGAAAGGACGAGGTATGGCACGTGGGCAGGCTCAAGGGAAGGGCTCCCGAGGAGGGCGAGGAGGTGATGATGGAGCTCGACTGGGCGTGGCGCTACGAGAACATGAGGGCCCACACGGGGCAGCACATCCTCTCCGCGGTTCTAAAGGAGATGTACGGGAGCGATACGACCGGCTTCCAGATTTTTGAGGACTACTGCAAGATAGAGATTAACTTCGAGGGCGAGCTCAGGTGGGAGCACATACTCGGGGCGGAGCTCGAGGCCAACGAGGTTGTGTGGAACAACCTGCCCGTTGAGGTCGAGGAGTACGAGTACCTCCCCGAGGAGCTGGCAGGGATACTCAGGAAGCACGTCCCCAACGTGAGGAGCAAGATAAGGATAGTGAAAATTCCCGGTGTGGATGCAACCCCCTGCGGAGGCACCCACGTGAGAAGAACCGGTGAGATTGGCCTCATAAAGGTGCTCAACTTCTACAGGAAGAGCAGCAAGCTCTGGCGCATAGAGTTTGCCACGGGTTATAGAGCATTGATAGCCCTCGAAAAGCTCCTCAGGGACTACTGGGAGAGTTTAGACGAGATGCCCAACAAAAACAGGCCCCTCGTGGAGAGGGTGAGGGAGCTGAAGGGAGAGATGGAGGCGCTTGAGGAGGAGAAGAAGGCCCTCCGTTTAGAGCTGTGGGAGTGGAAGGAACGGAACCTTATTAGAGATGCCGAGGAGGTTGGGGGCGTCAGGGTGGTAACCCATCTGGAGAGCGCCTCGATGAAGGATGCCCAGGCGTTCGCAATCCATCTCGTGGAGAACAACCCCGGCACGGTGGCCGTTCTGACCGGGGAGAACTACGTGCTCCTCGCTAAGAACGAGGAACTTGAGGGGCTCTCGATGAGGGAAGTCCTGAAGGAAATGCTCTCAAAGACGGGAGGCGGTGGAGGCGGAAGCGACAACCTCGCCAAGGGAGGGGGCTTTAATGTTCCCCCCGAGGAGGTTATTAAGGTCGCGGTTGATGTTTTGAAGGGGAGAATAGGGGGTTCGTGA
- a CDS encoding ABC transporter permease subunit: MKRLFEEVGDIVEHLGDEWGHAQPGYMFIVKSLIILALTELFILTAGLYLGLRAGYNGGLLDRAVSGLAPIFSAIPSWFIAILFLFFFAWKSSFLPLDFERYIMDVRLEGGSVPRAYLVGLLLPVLTLVVAMIWEYAFNVRNLVRYESQSEHVLYDRARGLPDRRIMRKLLRTALPSFLTYTTYNFLEILTSVLVVEVIFDVNGIGKLLWWSFRVLKDVSGVNFVYYAGGIYFISILMMLLYFVNAVIMESLYIRLDPRVGRE; the protein is encoded by the coding sequence ATGAAGAGGCTTTTTGAAGAGGTGGGGGACATCGTCGAACATCTCGGGGACGAGTGGGGACATGCCCAGCCCGGCTACATGTTCATCGTTAAAAGTTTGATAATCCTGGCTCTAACGGAGCTCTTTATCCTCACCGCAGGCCTCTACCTGGGCCTCAGGGCAGGCTACAACGGAGGGCTTCTTGATAGGGCTGTCTCCGGCCTTGCTCCGATTTTTTCCGCCATACCCTCATGGTTCATAGCGATCCTTTTCCTGTTCTTTTTCGCATGGAAGTCCTCTTTTCTTCCCCTGGACTTTGAGAGGTACATAATGGACGTACGGCTCGAAGGAGGTAGCGTACCCCGTGCATACCTCGTTGGTCTTCTGCTCCCCGTTTTAACCCTTGTAGTGGCCATGATATGGGAGTACGCTTTCAACGTCCGCAACCTCGTCAGGTACGAGAGCCAGAGCGAGCACGTGCTCTACGACAGGGCAAGGGGCCTACCGGACAGGAGGATAATGAGGAAGCTCCTGAGGACGGCCCTTCCAAGCTTTTTAACGTACACAACGTACAACTTCCTCGAGATACTCACAAGCGTCCTCGTCGTTGAGGTTATATTCGATGTGAACGGCATTGGCAAGCTTCTGTGGTGGTCCTTTAGGGTGCTCAAGGACGTAAGCGGTGTGAATTTCGTTTATTATGCGGGCGGAATATATTTCATCTCAATACTCATGATGCTCCTCTACTTTGTGAACGCGGTTATCATGGAGAGTCTTTACATAAGACTCGACCCCAGGGTCGGGAGGGAGTGA